In Planctomycetota bacterium, a genomic segment contains:
- a CDS encoding Gfo/Idh/MocA family oxidoreductase, producing MITLGIIGAGDWGKNLVRNFHSLPECRIKWCADLDKKRLDYIKSTYKDIQVTNDPENIFKDKEIQAVVISSSAVTHYPLAIASLTAGKHTYVEKPLALKAREAEEMTKLSHNTKRILMVGHLLKYHPAVTKMKEIIDAGELGTLYYIYSQRVNLGKVRADENAMWSFAPHDISVILYLLGANPVSVTARGESYLQKNIDDVVFVNMEFPGTQMAHIHISWLDPHKIRRITVVGSKKMAVFDDMEPKDKLKLYDRGIDKGFDYETYAEYLSLRFGEVSSVPLPQTEPLQKECKHFLECVKNDQTPLTDGEDGLRVVRVLEAAQESLNQKGMPVSIQLL from the coding sequence ATGATTACTTTGGGTATCATCGGGGCCGGAGACTGGGGAAAGAATCTCGTCCGTAATTTCCATTCGCTGCCCGAATGCCGGATCAAATGGTGCGCGGATTTGGATAAAAAAAGGCTTGACTATATAAAAAGCACCTATAAAGATATCCAGGTAACAAACGACCCGGAAAACATTTTCAAGGACAAAGAAATCCAGGCCGTGGTTATTTCATCATCCGCCGTAACGCATTATCCGCTGGCGATAGCAAGCCTGACGGCCGGCAAGCATACTTACGTGGAAAAGCCGCTGGCCCTAAAAGCCCGTGAAGCGGAAGAGATGACCAAATTAAGCCATAACACCAAGCGAATTCTTATGGTCGGGCATCTCCTGAAATACCACCCGGCAGTAACTAAGATGAAAGAAATAATAGATGCGGGAGAACTGGGCACGCTTTATTATATATATTCCCAACGAGTTAACCTGGGCAAAGTTCGTGCTGATGAAAACGCGATGTGGTCATTCGCACCGCATGATATTTCCGTTATTTTATACCTGCTGGGTGCCAACCCGGTCAGCGTGACGGCGCGGGGTGAATCTTATCTGCAGAAGAATATCGATGACGTAGTTTTTGTCAATATGGAATTCCCGGGAACGCAGATGGCGCATATTCATATTTCGTGGCTTGACCCGCACAAGATACGCCGCATCACGGTAGTCGGCTCCAAAAAGATGGCGGTATTTGACGATATGGAACCCAAGGACAAGCTGAAACTATACGACCGGGGAATCGACAAGGGCTTTGATTATGAAACTTACGCAGAATATCTTTCGCTAAGGTTCGGAGAGGTTTCCTCTGTTCCACTGCCCCAAACCGAGCCTTTGCAGAAGGAGTGCAAACATTTCCTGGAATGCGTCAAAAACGACCAGACGCCTTTGACCGACGGGGAAGATGGCTTAAGGGTTGTCCGTGTCCTGGAAGCCGCCCAGGAATCTCTGAACCAAAAAGGCATGCCCGTATCAATCCAGCTTTTATGA